From the genome of Sporomusa sphaeroides DSM 2875:
GGATATGGCTAGTTTTAACACCTATGTACTTTTGCCCATGTCCTTTTTATGTGCCACTTTTTTCACACCTGACCGGCTGCCGCAGGTTTTGCGCTGGTTTATTGAGCTGCTGCCGTTAACCCATGCTACCTACGCGCTCAGGGCTATTGGTGCGGGACTGGAGACACCATGGCTGTCGGTGAGCGTTTTGGCGGTATATACGGTGTTGCTGGCAGGTGTAGGCGTGTGGACGATGGTCCGGGTGCGGGACTAGGTTATATTTATTTGTATAGGAGAAGGAAACATGAAATGGGATAGTAATGTATATGATGACAAGCATTCTTTTGTCGCCGAGTACGGTAAAGCCATGCTTGATCTTGTCAACAGGGCCCAAGGGCAAAAAATACTGGATTTAGGCTGTGGTACCGGGGTATTGACAAATGAACTGGCAAAACAAGGGGCAACTGTTATAGGTACCGATTTATCACCAGATATGATCAAAACAGCACAGTCGAATTACCCGCACTTGCGCTTTCAGGTGGCAGATGCCACCCAGTTGCCTTTTGACAACGAATTTGACACCGTGTTTTCAAATGCGGTTTTTCATTGGATACCAAATCAAAAGCAATTATTGCATTCGATTCAGCGTGCCTTAAAAGCTAACGGGATGCTGGTTTGTGAATTTGGCGCAAAAAATAACATAGCGCAAATTCAAACTGCGTTTGAGCAAGTAACCGGGAAACGGGGCTACTGTTACACTTCGCCCTTCTTTTTTCCCGCAGAAGCAGAATACAGGCTGTTATTGGAGCAAGCCGGCTTTGCCGTAATGCACTGTATTGAATATGACAGGCCAACGCCGCTTGCTGATGGTGAAAAAGGACTGCATAATTGGCTCTGCCAGTTCTTTGTGGGAGATTTGCAAACATTCTCCGAGGAGGAGAAATCAGAGATATTAAGGGAAACAGCAGAACTTTGCCGGAGCAGTATCTGGAAAAGCCAACAGTGGGTGGCCGATTACCGGCGCATCCAGGTTGTTGCGGTGAAGAAACCGTAGGTACCTTGTTTATTGAGACATAAATAGGACGGGTTAGCGGCCCGTCCTATTACAATCTTATATCTGATAATAACTTATGGTAGTGCTTTTTAGTAAAAAGGTGCTGACATATCACTTTGCAACAAACAGGCAGGGCGCAACTGCGTCCTGCCTGTTTGTTGTTTGACTGTGATTATAAAACCATAACGACTTTTCCCAACACATGACTGACAGGAACAGGGCCAATGTAGCGGCTGTCGCTGGAGTTATTGCGGTTGTCACCCATTACATAGACCTGGCCTGGCGGAACGACGACTTTTTTCGGAGAGGCAGGCTTCATACCTTCCTTGATATAGGGTTCCTCAAGCACTGTACTATTGCGGTATACTTTACCTTCTTTGATTTCGAGAGTATCGCCCGGTTTGCCGATAACCCGCTTAATCCAGATATGGTTGTCAACTTCGGTGATTTTGGCAACACTGAGATAGGTGGATATTGGGTCGGCAATATCATCTTTTATGCTGCGGTCCCGGAATACCCGGCTGTCAATGATAACAACGTCACCGTAATCAGGGACTCCGGCAAACGTATGGCTTAGTTTAGATACAAACACATAGTCGTTATTATGCAGGTTGGGTTCCATAGAGCTTCCTACCACTCTGGTCGGCTGGAACACAAAGGCGTTAATAACAATAGCCAGCGCCAGTGCTGCGGCAAGGCTGTAGGCCCAGTCGGCAATTTCCTTTAATATTTTCATAATCTAAATCCCCCTAGGATGAAATGCGGCTTCTGCTTAGAGAAGAGAGAGGCTTAGCGGCTTACTCATTTGGATGAACTCCGGGACAACTATCAGCTATACCGGAGCTAAGTCTTACTATAGCAGATTGCCGGGAGTGGGGCAAGATTTATTATCATGGTACTAATGGATTGCCGTTTCTCCTTATACAGACAATAGCGGAGGAAGCGGCAAAAAGCTTTACCAGGGTTGTAATAAAAATCCTCTGTTGGTAACAAACTAGTTTCAGAAACGCCTAAAGGAGGATGAAGCAGTGTCTAAAGATACGTTGATCAAAAGCGATGACAGTACCAGCCGCGGTGATGTGGAATCAGTCTTAAACAAAGGTGATGCCAGCGGCACTAATAACCCGGATGAGCATTTTGATATTCATAAAAATGCCAAGAAATATTATGATATCGAAAAAGTTCCTGACTCTATGCCGGAAGTACATAAATGGCAGCGGGAGCATATCAAGGTGCATGACCAAAGCAAGGATGGCTTTCCGTTAAATGTCATTCTTGATCCGGCCATGCGGGAGATGTACCAGCATGTACATGCCCAGGGGCTGACCAACGTCTTTGACCGCTTTGAGCAGCAGGAAAAAATCCGCTGCAGTTTCTGCTCTTCCGGTTTGTCCTGCCAGCTCTGCGCTAACGGCCCCTGCCGCATCAGCCCCAAAGCGCCGCGGGGCAACTGTGGTGTTGACGCTGATGTTATGGTATCAAGAAACTTTGTCTACCGCCATGTTACCATTGGTACGGCGGCAAATATTTTTCACGCACAGCAGGCAGCCCGTACGTTGAAAGCCGCTGCCGAAAAACCTGAAAGCGGCCTGAAAATCCGTGATCAGCAAAAACTCTTAAAATATGCGGAAATGGCGGGCCTAAACAGCCATGAGGATATTAATAAAGTGGCAATTGCTTTTGCTGACTGGGTGCTTGCCGATATGGGCAAACCCTATTGGGAAGAAGCGACCATGGTTAAGGCCTTTGCGCCGCCCAAACGCCAGGAGCTGTGGCGCAAACTCAATATTTTCCCCGGCGGCGGCTTTAGCGAGATAGGTTTTGCCCAAACCAAGTGTATGACCAATCTGAACGCCGACCCGGTCGATTTCCTGCTGACCTCTGTCCGGCTGGGAATCATTAATGAATATCAGGGTTTATTTGCCCTGGATATTCTTCAGGAAATTCTTATGGGTACCCAGAAAATCCGTACTGCCAAGCAGAATATGGGCCTCTTAAAAAAAGATATGATCAACATTATTACCAACGGTCATATGCCGCTGACTGCCCAGGTTGTTATTGAACTGGCCTCCACCCCGGAATGGCAGGAAAAAGCCAAAAAGGCCGGAGCCAGCGGTATGCAGGTATTGGGGCATGTCTGTGAAGGCCAGCAATTGTTAAACTACCAGGGTACCGGGGAAATGAGCGCTTATGGCGGTCAGGAAGGCGAGTGGCTGAGCGAAGAATATCTTTTTGCCACAGGTGCTGTTGACCTCTTTATGTTTGACTACAATTGCACCATTCCCACCCTGCCGCTGTATGCCGAACGCTTTGGCACAAAAATGGTCAGTACCCATGAGGTTATCCGCATGCCAGGCACTGAGACTGTTGAATTTAAACCAGAGCAAATGAAACAGCAGGCTGAAAAGATCCTCGATATGGCTCTTGAAGCGTTTGCCAAGCGTAAAGCGGAGAATCGTGAAGTCTATATTCCGCCCCATGTGTCTGAAGGCTGCATGATTGGTTTTAGCACCGAGTCTGTTAAAGAGGCACTGGGCGGCTCCTGGAAACCGCTCATCGATGCCATTGCTGCCGGTAAAATTCGTGGTATCGCCACCATTGTCGGTTGTACCACCGCACGCTATGGCCAGGGCGGCAGCAACATCTTCCGCATTACCAAAGGTTTGATTGAGAAGGATATCCTGGTGTTGTCAGGCGGCTGCACTTCCTCAGTCATGCAGTACACCGGGCTGACCAATCCGGCGGCAGCCGAAGAATGCGGTCCGGGTCTTAAGGAAATATGCAAAGCCCTCGGCATTCCGCCGGTACTTTCTTATGGCGCGTGTGTTGATATCGGTAAAATGACGCAAACGGCTAAAGAACTGGCCGATGCCTTAGATGTTGATACCAATAAACTGCCGCTTGTCATTGGCGCACCGGAATATCTTGAGCAAAAGGCGGTTGCCGATGCCTGCACCGCCATTGCCCTTGGCTGGCTGGTACATGTTGCGCCGGTGCCATCGGTTACCGGCAGCGACGTAGTAGTTAAGGTGCTTACCGAGACTACAGAGACGCTGGGCCTGGGTAAACTGACGGTTGAGACAAGTGCTGATAAAACAGTGCAAATTTACGTGGATCACATTGAGAAGAAACGTAAGGAACTGGGTCTGAATTAAATAAGTGGGATTGCTTGCTCATACCACCCGCAATAACCAGCCTTATGGTCATTGCGGGCGGTGGTGCGGCAATCTCATTTTCCGTATAAGAGCCTTTGATTTCCGGGCGGCGATGTCTGGTGGATGACAAAGCAATTTAAAATAGATAATAAGGCAATTTAGGCCAATATTTATATTCACGATTTTCCAATAGTATGGTAAAATTCATATATACTACTATTTGTTGTGAAATAGGTAATGATGCTTTTGGAGGCTATATGCGAGATACGATTAATCAATATTTGTGGGTAGCCGTCGGCTGCCTGGTCGCCGGTTTTTCCATAAATGCTTTTTTGGTGCCGCATCATTTATTGAGCGGTGGAATTTCCGGTGTTGCGATTATCTTTTATTTTCTTTTCGGTTTGCCGATTGGTATCCAGATTCTGGTTATGAATATACCCTTGCTGTATGCTGCTTACCGGGTATTAGGCAAAGAGTATACCATTGGTACCGTTTACGGTACCATCATCTTCTCTCTGACAGTGGATGCCACTAAATTTGTTTCCCAGCTTACTCTTATTGATGATCCCATCATTTCAGCAATTACCGGCGGTGTTGTATCCGGCATTGGCAGTGGCCTTATTTTTCGTGTTAACGGCAGTGCCGGTGGCCTGGATATTGTGGCCGCCATTATCAAGAAATTTTATTCCCTTAATTTCGGCATAGTAGGGTTTGCAATTAACTGCATAATTATGGTGGCAGCGGCTGCGTTGTTTGGTCTTAAACTAGCCATGCTGACACTTATTTCCATGTTTATTGCCGCCACTCTTACCGACAAAGTGGTGGAAGGCTTTAACCGCAGGAAAACGGTATTTATCGTTTCCTATAATACCGACAAGATTGTAGATTCCATTTTTAAAGAGGTTGGGCGCGGTGTTACTATTTTGAACGGACAAGGCGCTTATACCCGCCAGGATAAGCAGGTGCTGTTTGTTGTTGTTACGCTTACGCAAATTGCCAAGCTCAAACAACTGGTGACCGAAGCTGATCCACGGGCGTTTATGATTGTACATGATGCTGCCGAGGTTATGGGGCGGGGCTTTACCATGCCGGGAGTAAGACAGCTGTAGGGAGTTTCTGAGGTTGATTATAAAAATCACTGGTTGAGAGAAGATCAACCGGTGATTTTCTGTTTGGAATTTTATAAACAGGCGGAGAAAAGTAGTAGTACAAGCCTGATAGGGACAAGGGAGATGAGTAGGTGAAATTACGCTTTGCCAAAATTGCTGTACTTTTGATTGTTGCCGGTATCTTTTTTTCTTATCCGGTACCGGATGGCTTAAGCGTAACTGCATGGCATTTATTTGGTGTGTTTGTTGCGTTAATATTAGGTTTGATATTGCAGCCTTATCCGGAACCGACGCTGCTGCTGCTGATCACTACCCTGGCAAGTATGTTTGTTCTGCCTCTGCATGAGATTCTGGTCGGATATACTGATGCTATGCTGTGGCTGACCCTGGTAGCCATGATGATTGGTACCGGTTTGAAAAAATCCGGTCTTACCCGGCGGCTGGGTCTGATGTTGATCAGCCGTTTTGGTAAAACAACGCTGAGGATTGGTTATATTTTAAGCTTTGTTGACCTGCTGCTGGCTACCAGCATACCGGCTTCGCCGGCCCGGACGGGTGGTTTGGTATATCCGCTGGCCGAGGGTGTCATTGATGCCAGCAGTTCCGGTAATCCGGAAGATAAACGGCGGACAGGGGCGTATTTTACGCTGCTGGCTTTTGTTGTCAGTATGCTTACCGGCAGCTTGTTTATGACCGGGATGGGTCCTAATCTGATAAATGTTAAACTAGCCCAGGATGTTCTTGGTATCACTGTCAGCTGGCCATTATGGACAGTGGGCGCTTTGCCGGGGGTTATTGGTTTTTTGCTGACACCATATATTATTTATAAATTATGTCCCCCTGCTACTGACTGCATGGGAGCAGTCAGGGAAAGAGCCCGGCGCGAACTGGGCGGCATGGGCTCTGTCAGCGGCAGTGAATGGACAGCTGCCGGGATATTTTTTACTATCCTTATCTTGTGGTCGACAAGTACTGTAACTAAAATAGACAGTACACTGGTGGCTTTTATCGGTATATCGCTGATGCTGGTAACCGGTGTGCTTGATTGGAACGATTTGGCTGAAGGCAAAGATATGTGGTCATTTCTTATCTGGTTTGGCGCTATTTTGGGTTTTTCAGCGGCACTGACCAAACTGGGTTTTTTTAGCTGGTTTGCCGGTATTATTAAGTTAATGCTGCCTACTGCCGGGCTGGGAGAACACACCATTTTGCTGATCGTGGCGGTGCTGGCCATCCTGCCTCATTATTTTTTTGTGTCTTATACCGGCTATGTTGTGGCGTTTTCCCCGCTTATTTTCTCTTTTGTTGCGGCAACCGATGTACCCAGGTTGCCGGCCTTTTTTATCCTGGCGTATTTAATGATTATTTCCTGCACCTTAACCCATTACGGCAATGCCCTGGGGCCGTTTTTAATGGAAAAAGGGTATAATGACAAAAAGACCTGGTGGGGTGCCGGCACGCTGATTACCGTCTTACATGCAGTGCTGTATCTGACGCTGGGGCTGCTTTATTGGAAATTCATTGGCCTATGGTATTAACCTGTTGAACAGGGTATAGTAAAGATAATGCATTTGAACAGGCGGAAGGAGCTTTAGCAATGATTTCTGAATTTGAAGGAATTACTCCGACTCTGGATAAAAAGACCTTTATCGCCGATGGGGCTAAGGTCATTGGGGCAGTAACGATGAAAGAGTTCAGCAGTTTATGGTTTAATGTTGTTGCCAGAGGGGATGTCAACCGGATTGAGATTGGGCGGTATACCAATGTGCAGGATAACAGTGTTGTCCATGTGGCCGATGACCACCCGACCATTATTGGCGATTATGTTACTGTCGGCCATAATGTCATTATCCACGGCTGCACCATCGAAGATCATTGTTTAGTCGGTATGGGGGCGGTTGTTCTGAATGGTGCCGTAGTGGGGAAAGGCAGTATTATTGCCGCCGGTGCGGTGGTTAAAGAGAATCAGATTATTCCCTCTCATTCGCTGGTGGTAGGCGTACCCGGAAAAGTGATAAAATCTACGCCTGAGGAGTGGGATAGCATCCACGCGCAGGCGATAAAATATAAAACACTGTGGACTGAGCGTTATAAAATCATGCCAGACGCCGGCGGTGAACGTTATCAGGGTGAAAAAATAGTATAACTGTCAAGAGGAGGTAATATAATGGAGTTAGAATTTATCTACCAACGTCATAGTGTACGTCAATTTACCGCAGAGCAGATTCCGGAAGAGACGATTAAAGAATTAATCAGAGCAGCCACTCATGCGCCATCAGGCAAGAACCAGCAGAACTGGCATTTTGTTGTGATAACCGATAAAATTAAACTTGCGGACATTGCCCGGATTGTGGAAAAAAAGAATGCCGAGTTAAGTACATACCTGAAAGATGAGGGCAAGCGCAAAGCATTTCGCGGGTCTGTGGGCTATCATACCGTGTTTAAAGGTGCGCCGGTGCTGGTGCTGGTATATGCCGCCCCTTATGAAACCATAGCCGACATGCTTATCGCCGATAGTCTTATGCCGCAAGGTGAGGCTATGCAATATGGCAAAGCCAATCCCGGTATTCAAAACATTGCCGCCGCCATGGAAAATCTGCTGTTGGCTGCAGCCAGCCTGGGATACGGCACTTGCTGGATGACAGGTCCGACCTATGCTGCCAAAGAGATTTCAAAGTATATCGGGTTTGTTAAAGAGGGATATTATCTGGCAGCCATGACACCACTGGGTGTACCCGCAAATGCTAATATATCATCCACACCACGCAAACCGCTGGAAGAAGTTTTGACAATTATTAGCTAACAGGTTGGGTAACGTTACGGAAAACAGGGAGAAGTGTTGGTGAGCACTTTCTCCCTGTCTTTGCTGAAACGGGTTGCTGGTTTATCCGATGACTAACCCGCGCTAAGACTTCCGCTTCTGCAAGCGGGAGTGAAGAGCGGCTAAGTCCCTGGATAATTCCTACTAAGATCCAGATGAGGTTTTAACCCCATCTGGATCAAGTCTCCATTTATTGGACCGTAACCCAGAGGTCAACCGCTCGTTCAACCTCAGTACTGTTCGGGATAATCTGAAGTTTGCCCTTGCCGGCCTTTATGGCCGTAAATATGGCTTGACCATTTTGTTTGACAGTGCCTTCCTGCCTCATAACGTCACCCCAGAAATTATCGCCGGATGAGGTGAAGCGGGTAGTTTTGGTGACACCGGAGGCTGGCGAAAGAATTAGTTTTTGGCCAACCTTTAATACAAGGTTATTGCTGGAAAGCGATACCTTACCTGTATCGCCGTAGTTGTAGGTTACTACAACATCTTTGCCTTGGGGCTGTTCAATGGGAAGCGTGACCGGCGGCACCGGAGCGGGGGCGGGAATCTGCGGCTGGGACGGGGCAGGAGTTGGAGCCTGGGGTTCTACCGGCGTAAGGTTGTTAGTGCAGCCGCTGGCAAATGCAGCCAGGGAGAGCCATACTACAACTGTAGTATAAC
Proteins encoded in this window:
- a CDS encoding class I SAM-dependent methyltransferase, whose amino-acid sequence is MKWDSNVYDDKHSFVAEYGKAMLDLVNRAQGQKILDLGCGTGVLTNELAKQGATVIGTDLSPDMIKTAQSNYPHLRFQVADATQLPFDNEFDTVFSNAVFHWIPNQKQLLHSIQRALKANGMLVCEFGAKNNIAQIQTAFEQVTGKRGYCYTSPFFFPAEAEYRLLLEQAGFAVMHCIEYDRPTPLADGEKGLHNWLCQFFVGDLQTFSEEEKSEILRETAELCRSSIWKSQQWVADYRRIQVVAVKKP
- the lepB gene encoding signal peptidase I gives rise to the protein MKILKEIADWAYSLAAALALAIVINAFVFQPTRVVGSSMEPNLHNNDYVFVSKLSHTFAGVPDYGDVVIIDSRVFRDRSIKDDIADPISTYLSVAKITEVDNHIWIKRVIGKPGDTLEIKEGKVYRNSTVLEEPYIKEGMKPASPKKVVVPPGQVYVMGDNRNNSSDSRYIGPVPVSHVLGKVVMVL
- the cooS gene encoding anaerobic carbon-monoxide dehydrogenase catalytic subunit, whose translation is MSKDTLIKSDDSTSRGDVESVLNKGDASGTNNPDEHFDIHKNAKKYYDIEKVPDSMPEVHKWQREHIKVHDQSKDGFPLNVILDPAMREMYQHVHAQGLTNVFDRFEQQEKIRCSFCSSGLSCQLCANGPCRISPKAPRGNCGVDADVMVSRNFVYRHVTIGTAANIFHAQQAARTLKAAAEKPESGLKIRDQQKLLKYAEMAGLNSHEDINKVAIAFADWVLADMGKPYWEEATMVKAFAPPKRQELWRKLNIFPGGGFSEIGFAQTKCMTNLNADPVDFLLTSVRLGIINEYQGLFALDILQEILMGTQKIRTAKQNMGLLKKDMINIITNGHMPLTAQVVIELASTPEWQEKAKKAGASGMQVLGHVCEGQQLLNYQGTGEMSAYGGQEGEWLSEEYLFATGAVDLFMFDYNCTIPTLPLYAERFGTKMVSTHEVIRMPGTETVEFKPEQMKQQAEKILDMALEAFAKRKAENREVYIPPHVSEGCMIGFSTESVKEALGGSWKPLIDAIAAGKIRGIATIVGCTTARYGQGGSNIFRITKGLIEKDILVLSGGCTSSVMQYTGLTNPAAAEECGPGLKEICKALGIPPVLSYGACVDIGKMTQTAKELADALDVDTNKLPLVIGAPEYLEQKAVADACTAIALGWLVHVAPVPSVTGSDVVVKVLTETTETLGLGKLTVETSADKTVQIYVDHIEKKRKELGLN
- a CDS encoding YitT family protein, with translation MRDTINQYLWVAVGCLVAGFSINAFLVPHHLLSGGISGVAIIFYFLFGLPIGIQILVMNIPLLYAAYRVLGKEYTIGTVYGTIIFSLTVDATKFVSQLTLIDDPIISAITGGVVSGIGSGLIFRVNGSAGGLDIVAAIIKKFYSLNFGIVGFAINCIIMVAAAALFGLKLAMLTLISMFIAATLTDKVVEGFNRRKTVFIVSYNTDKIVDSIFKEVGRGVTILNGQGAYTRQDKQVLFVVVTLTQIAKLKQLVTEADPRAFMIVHDAAEVMGRGFTMPGVRQL
- a CDS encoding DASS family sodium-coupled anion symporter, yielding MKLRFAKIAVLLIVAGIFFSYPVPDGLSVTAWHLFGVFVALILGLILQPYPEPTLLLLITTLASMFVLPLHEILVGYTDAMLWLTLVAMMIGTGLKKSGLTRRLGLMLISRFGKTTLRIGYILSFVDLLLATSIPASPARTGGLVYPLAEGVIDASSSGNPEDKRRTGAYFTLLAFVVSMLTGSLFMTGMGPNLINVKLAQDVLGITVSWPLWTVGALPGVIGFLLTPYIIYKLCPPATDCMGAVRERARRELGGMGSVSGSEWTAAGIFFTILILWSTSTVTKIDSTLVAFIGISLMLVTGVLDWNDLAEGKDMWSFLIWFGAILGFSAALTKLGFFSWFAGIIKLMLPTAGLGEHTILLIVAVLAILPHYFFVSYTGYVVAFSPLIFSFVAATDVPRLPAFFILAYLMIISCTLTHYGNALGPFLMEKGYNDKKTWWGAGTLITVLHAVLYLTLGLLYWKFIGLWY
- a CDS encoding gamma carbonic anhydrase family protein; amino-acid sequence: MISEFEGITPTLDKKTFIADGAKVIGAVTMKEFSSLWFNVVARGDVNRIEIGRYTNVQDNSVVHVADDHPTIIGDYVTVGHNVIIHGCTIEDHCLVGMGAVVLNGAVVGKGSIIAAGAVVKENQIIPSHSLVVGVPGKVIKSTPEEWDSIHAQAIKYKTLWTERYKIMPDAGGERYQGEKIV
- a CDS encoding nitroreductase family protein, with the translated sequence MELEFIYQRHSVRQFTAEQIPEETIKELIRAATHAPSGKNQQNWHFVVITDKIKLADIARIVEKKNAELSTYLKDEGKRKAFRGSVGYHTVFKGAPVLVLVYAAPYETIADMLIADSLMPQGEAMQYGKANPGIQNIAAAMENLLLAAASLGYGTCWMTGPTYAAKEISKYIGFVKEGYYLAAMTPLGVPANANISSTPRKPLEEVLTIIS